In Nitrospira sp., one genomic interval encodes:
- a CDS encoding tetratricopeptide repeat protein has product MALRNGLSEELNRQGNEHFARGLYTEAYACYAKALECDRLTGDQRALSATLGNLGNICAVSGRRESAQIYYQEVLEIQKVLGDEKGIGTTLANLGNLRADAGEWERARAYYLEALDIMTRVHDELGKAVLFSDLGLVARETGQFDEAIRHYEQSLVLMRRLNNQGGVADAWRMMGRTFAIQKRYEDAIACCHTSQSIAERHRDELRAGGARYVLAQCYEDLGQLQTAVNLLEQVVRMDRKYGLPKLEENTRRLETLRARVAAEGTMPRHRESHS; this is encoded by the coding sequence ATGGCACTTCGAAACGGGCTCTCTGAAGAGCTCAACCGGCAGGGCAATGAACACTTTGCCCGCGGCCTCTACACGGAGGCCTATGCCTGCTATGCCAAGGCTTTGGAATGTGACCGTCTGACCGGCGACCAGCGAGCCCTCAGTGCCACGTTGGGAAATCTCGGTAACATTTGTGCCGTCAGCGGGCGGCGCGAGTCAGCTCAAATCTATTATCAAGAAGTGCTCGAAATCCAGAAGGTGTTGGGGGATGAAAAGGGGATCGGCACGACTTTAGCGAACCTCGGGAACCTTCGTGCCGATGCCGGCGAATGGGAACGCGCACGGGCCTATTATCTTGAGGCGCTCGACATCATGACCCGAGTCCATGATGAGCTGGGGAAGGCGGTGCTCTTTTCGGATCTTGGCCTAGTGGCGCGGGAGACCGGACAGTTTGACGAGGCCATCCGGCATTATGAACAATCGCTCGTGTTGATGCGACGTCTGAACAACCAAGGTGGCGTGGCCGATGCCTGGCGAATGATGGGGCGGACCTTTGCCATTCAAAAACGATATGAAGATGCCATCGCCTGCTGCCACACCAGCCAGTCCATCGCGGAGCGTCACCGGGACGAGTTGCGTGCCGGAGGAGCCCGTTACGTGCTGGCTCAGTGTTATGAGGACCTCGGCCAACTGCAGACCGCGGTAAACCTGCTGGAACAGGTGGTCCGTATGGATCGAAAATACGGTCTCCCCAAATTGGAGGAAAACACCAGGCGTCTGGAGACACTTCGGGCGCGTGTAGCCGCCGAAGGAACGATGCCTCGACATCGGGAGTCCCACTCATGA
- a CDS encoding TlpA family protein disulfide reductase, whose product MKRLLIVAAILLTPLWVAEVVLAAGFFKVGEKAPAFSLTSVTGDPLALESLKGKVVVLGLFHICDPCMVQGTNLQKVHEALSGKNVAVVGVNSSGNSKRDVGEFLSAFPVKVTYPYLLDPNKTTDKLYGGGKFIPNVYVIDQQGVIRWQRVGNMELAGAEVIIQEVDKLLASTPAQGAGAM is encoded by the coding sequence ATGAAGCGACTGCTGATCGTTGCGGCCATACTCTTGACTCCCCTCTGGGTCGCAGAAGTTGTCTTGGCGGCAGGATTTTTCAAGGTCGGCGAAAAGGCTCCAGCTTTTTCTCTCACGTCGGTGACGGGTGATCCGCTTGCCCTCGAGAGTCTCAAGGGCAAAGTTGTGGTGTTGGGCTTGTTCCACATTTGCGATCCCTGCATGGTGCAAGGTACCAACCTGCAGAAAGTGCACGAGGCCTTGAGCGGGAAAAACGTCGCCGTGGTCGGAGTGAACTCATCCGGCAATTCGAAGCGGGATGTGGGCGAGTTTTTGAGCGCCTTTCCGGTCAAAGTGACCTATCCGTACCTGCTGGATCCGAATAAGACCACCGACAAACTCTATGGCGGCGGCAAGTTCATTCCCAACGTCTATGTCATTGATCAGCAGGGGGTGATCCGATGGCAACGTGTCGGGAATATGGAATTGGCCGGTGCAGAGGTCATTATCCAAGAGGTGGACAAATTGTTGGCCTCGACACCTGCTCAAGGTGCGGGGGCGATGTAA
- a CDS encoding nucleotidyltransferase family protein has product MPKRLVPSTGLAHLHAEGRLLVLCARTRINDFIRVEVADLVDDGVEWDLIWRLARAHGVAPLVYRNLVAICPAAVPATVHELFRRHIQANALLNSLLAKELASVVEAMAAKGVRTIPFKGVTLAQFAYGDLALRECADLDLIVDQTSVSQARQVLWSQGYQLTSRNGHYDESSDEPYHFFQKRNGIIAVDLQWTMAGPRFEFRLDRSQLWARVRAVDLPTKSVPGLCPEELLLLLCVHGAKHGWEQLKWACDVAELVTRRQTLDWSRLLFLAKEWRCRRMVLLGLALAKSLFDIVLPRAVLDAIETDRTIPGLLRHMPKQLLKFPASGIDEQNVEGLHFLLKDSWWERWKFGISLCRSEAAVIRRPLPWFVSQPALRQLAVWLRPFHWLAVKCLPSARMRRVIVRWLQRSA; this is encoded by the coding sequence ATGCCAAAGCGGCTTGTGCCATCGACGGGGCTCGCTCATTTGCACGCGGAAGGGCGTTTGCTCGTGCTGTGCGCCCGAACGAGGATCAACGACTTTATCCGTGTCGAAGTGGCGGACCTGGTCGATGACGGCGTGGAGTGGGATCTGATTTGGCGGTTGGCCAGGGCTCACGGAGTAGCACCCCTAGTATATCGTAATCTGGTCGCGATCTGTCCTGCTGCGGTCCCCGCGACCGTCCATGAACTCTTCCGACGTCATATTCAAGCCAATGCTCTGTTGAACTCACTGTTGGCCAAGGAATTGGCGTCCGTGGTCGAGGCCATGGCGGCGAAAGGGGTCCGGACCATTCCGTTCAAGGGAGTCACCTTGGCCCAGTTCGCCTATGGAGACCTTGCGTTGCGGGAGTGCGCCGACTTGGATTTGATCGTCGATCAGACCTCGGTGTCTCAGGCTCGACAGGTCTTGTGGTCTCAGGGCTATCAACTGACGAGTCGGAACGGGCACTACGACGAATCCTCCGATGAGCCCTACCATTTCTTTCAGAAGCGTAACGGCATTATCGCGGTCGATCTACAGTGGACCATGGCCGGGCCTCGCTTTGAGTTTCGATTGGATCGAAGCCAGCTATGGGCTCGTGTGAGAGCCGTCGATCTGCCAACCAAATCGGTGCCGGGACTTTGTCCTGAAGAATTATTGTTGCTCCTCTGTGTGCACGGCGCAAAACACGGGTGGGAGCAGCTGAAGTGGGCGTGCGACGTGGCGGAACTGGTCACTCGTCGTCAAACCTTGGATTGGAGTCGGCTGCTGTTCCTAGCAAAGGAATGGCGGTGCCGGCGCATGGTTTTGCTGGGACTGGCCTTGGCGAAGTCGCTCTTCGACATCGTCTTGCCGCGAGCCGTGCTCGATGCGATTGAAACAGACCGGACCATTCCCGGCTTGCTCCGCCATATGCCGAAGCAGTTGCTCAAATTTCCCGCCTCCGGCATTGACGAACAGAATGTGGAGGGGCTGCATTTCCTGCTGAAGGATTCGTGGTGGGAACGGTGGAAGTTCGGGATCTCGCTCTGCCGCAGTGAGGCCGCGGTGATTCGACGACCGTTACCGTGGTTCGTATCGCAGCCGGCCCTGCGGCAGTTGGCGGTGTGGCTCAGGCCGTTCCACTGGTTGGCTGTCAAGTGTTTGCCTTCGGCACGGATGCGTCGGGTGATCGTGCGGTGGTTGCAGCGTTCCGCATAA
- a CDS encoding PqqD family protein — protein MSHAVQVSKEDLMSLSLLVPKQRQDVHSTMLDWESVVLNLSTGRYYTLNPVGALIWNQCQGDRSLAEILESVCREFDVPADQAHRDLMELMRHLEEEGLLHIERR, from the coding sequence ATGTCTCACGCGGTCCAAGTCTCGAAGGAAGATCTCATGTCTCTCTCCCTGCTTGTTCCCAAGCAGAGACAGGATGTGCATAGCACCATGCTGGACTGGGAGAGCGTCGTGCTGAATCTGAGCACCGGTCGCTATTACACACTGAATCCAGTGGGAGCCCTGATTTGGAATCAGTGCCAAGGAGACCGTTCGCTGGCGGAGATTCTGGAGTCGGTATGCCGTGAGTTCGATGTGCCTGCGGACCAGGCGCATCGCGACCTCATGGAGCTGATGCGGCACTTGGAGGAGGAAGGATTACTTCACATTGAAAGGAGGTGA
- a CDS encoding lasso peptide biosynthesis B2 protein, with translation MSVVDRYRLIFGTGITLVVIRLSLRLVSLPRLLRWLTCRPAEGAGRPAPLDKIVYYVDRWLTLFPYNPKGNCFPRTLALYWFARRRGLPVQFCCGVMKLHQRLEGHAWLMLNGGAFLEPSPYWQSFTVTVACPPTSSPSHEHPPVSA, from the coding sequence ATGTCTGTGGTTGATCGGTATCGGCTGATCTTTGGCACCGGGATCACGTTGGTCGTCATCAGGTTGAGCCTCCGGCTGGTGTCACTGCCGCGCCTGTTGCGCTGGTTGACCTGTCGACCTGCGGAGGGGGCGGGCAGGCCGGCTCCCCTGGACAAAATCGTGTACTACGTCGACCGCTGGTTGACGCTGTTCCCCTACAATCCCAAAGGCAATTGCTTCCCACGTACGTTGGCACTTTATTGGTTCGCACGTCGACGCGGCTTACCGGTTCAATTCTGCTGCGGCGTTATGAAACTTCATCAGCGTTTGGAAGGTCATGCCTGGCTCATGCTCAACGGCGGAGCCTTTCTCGAGCCCTCGCCGTATTGGCAATCATTCACCGTTACCGTCGCCTGTCCGCCTACTTCGAGTCCATCCCACGAACACCCGCCTGTCTCTGCGTAG
- a CDS encoding amidophosphoribosyltransferase, which translates to MAKELPLLSSDKFHDECAVFGIYGHKEASNLAYLGLYALQHRGQEASGIVSNDGEHFYIEKGQGLVADIFSQQALARLPGTMAIGHNRYSTAGGAGLKNVQPLSVNFAFGNLAVAHNGNLINATMLRSELEAYGAIFQSTSDTEVIIHLIAHSRADTLLDRVIDALSQVRGAFSVVLMTDHGIVAARDPHGFRPLCLGRLRDAWIVASESCAFDLLDAEYVREIEPGELIVLDHNGVKSYKPFGATTPAMCVFEYVYFARPDSRIFGGSTVYATRKAFGRQLAEESWVPADIVIPVPDSGVPAALGYSEGAGVPFETGLIRNHYVGRTFIEPEQSIRHFGVKVKLNAVPEVLQGKRVVVVDDSLVRGTTSRKIVKMLRHAGAKEVHMRISSPPILSPCFYGIDTPTKKELIASSHTTEEIRKYITADSLGYLSLEGMLKASPGGPEQYCNACFTERYPISFTRAEELQLGLFEPSR; encoded by the coding sequence ATGGCGAAAGAACTGCCGCTCCTCTCATCGGATAAATTTCACGACGAGTGCGCCGTCTTCGGCATTTACGGCCATAAAGAAGCGTCCAATCTTGCGTATCTGGGGCTCTATGCGCTCCAACATCGCGGACAGGAAGCCTCCGGCATCGTTTCGAACGACGGTGAGCATTTTTACATCGAGAAGGGCCAGGGGTTGGTGGCGGACATCTTTTCGCAGCAGGCATTGGCGAGGTTGCCGGGAACGATGGCAATCGGCCACAACCGCTACTCGACGGCCGGCGGGGCTGGTCTGAAGAACGTGCAACCCCTGAGCGTCAATTTCGCGTTCGGAAATCTGGCCGTCGCGCACAACGGCAACTTGATTAATGCCACCATGCTCCGAAGCGAGCTGGAAGCCTATGGGGCGATCTTTCAATCGACCTCCGACACCGAAGTCATCATCCACCTTATCGCCCATTCTCGGGCGGATACGTTGCTGGATCGAGTCATTGATGCCTTGTCGCAGGTCCGTGGGGCCTTTTCCGTCGTGCTGATGACCGACCACGGCATCGTGGCGGCCCGTGACCCGCACGGTTTTCGACCGCTCTGTTTGGGCCGGCTTCGAGATGCGTGGATCGTCGCATCGGAGAGTTGTGCCTTTGACTTGTTGGATGCGGAGTATGTGCGTGAAATCGAGCCGGGTGAATTGATCGTGCTGGATCATAACGGGGTGAAAAGTTACAAGCCGTTCGGAGCGACGACTCCCGCCATGTGTGTATTTGAGTACGTCTACTTCGCGAGACCGGACAGTCGGATTTTCGGAGGTAGCACGGTGTACGCTACCCGTAAGGCTTTCGGCCGTCAATTGGCGGAGGAATCATGGGTGCCGGCTGATATCGTCATTCCGGTGCCTGATTCCGGTGTGCCTGCGGCCTTGGGCTATTCGGAAGGAGCCGGCGTACCGTTTGAAACGGGGCTGATCCGCAACCACTACGTGGGGCGCACCTTCATTGAGCCTGAGCAGTCCATCCGCCACTTCGGCGTGAAGGTAAAGTTGAATGCCGTGCCCGAGGTTCTGCAAGGCAAGCGCGTCGTGGTTGTAGACGACTCGCTGGTGCGAGGGACGACCAGCCGTAAGATCGTGAAGATGTTGCGTCACGCCGGGGCGAAGGAAGTGCATATGCGGATCAGCTCGCCGCCCATTCTCTCGCCTTGTTTCTATGGCATCGATACGCCTACGAAGAAGGAGCTGATCGCGTCGAGCCATACGACGGAAGAAATTCGGAAATACATCACGGCCGACAGTTTAGGCTATCTCAGCTTGGAAGGCATGTTGAAGGCTTCGCCGGGAGGGCCGGAACAGTACTGTAATGCGTGCTTCACCGAACGCTACCCCATCTCCTTTACCCGCGCCGAAGAATTACAATTAGGACTGTTCGAACCCTCTCGTTGA
- the purL gene encoding phosphoribosylformylglycinamidine synthase subunit PurL, with translation MNAPVITKAVLEQHKLSEDEYKKILEILGREPNWTELGMFSAMWSEHCSYKSSRIHLKKLPTTGPRVVQGPGENAGAVDIGDGLCAVFKMESHNHPSFIEPYQGAATGVGGILRDIFTMGARPIALLNSLRFGSLDQAHTRHLLKGVVAGIAGYGNCMGVPTVGGEIVFNDIYALNPLVNVFCVGIASADKIFLGKAAGVGNPVIYVGSKTGRDGIHGATMASDSFDEQAMQKRPTVQVGDPFTEKLLLEACLELMSGDVLVGIQDMGAAGLTSSACEMASREGTGVELELAHVPRREPGMTPYEIMLSESQERMLMVAKAGREEEVLRICRKWDLDVAVIGRVTETGKVVLKENGRVVAEVPAKALADEAPRYDRPSAPPAYQEMLQSLNYDALPDVKDADAALLALLESPTIASKRWVYEQYDHMVRTNTVVRPGSDAAVLRIKGTDKALALSVDCNGRYCLLNPYEGAKIAIAECARNLACSGAEPIGATDCLNFGNPQRPEVMWQFVLAIEGLKDACEALQVPIVSGNVSLYNETNELSIYPTPMIGMVGLIEHADRTATQWFKQDGNVILLLGRTREDLGGTEYLKVLHHREQGSPPFLNLEAERAVQACTIHLIREGLVQSAHDCSDGGLAVALAECCISGSDRRLGAVVELALNGLRRDAVLFGESQSRVLLSVKAEAEDRVLRLAQEAGVPAARIGMVGGDRLVIRVAGDQRTAGCIVDLDVARLHEKWSKAIPRALEQE, from the coding sequence ATGAATGCACCGGTCATCACCAAAGCCGTCCTTGAGCAGCACAAGCTGAGCGAGGACGAGTATAAGAAAATCCTGGAGATTCTGGGGCGCGAGCCGAACTGGACGGAACTCGGCATGTTCTCGGCCATGTGGAGCGAGCACTGCTCGTACAAGAGTTCGCGTATTCATCTGAAGAAACTGCCCACGACCGGACCGCGCGTCGTGCAGGGGCCGGGTGAAAACGCCGGGGCTGTAGATATCGGGGACGGCCTCTGTGCCGTGTTCAAGATGGAGTCGCACAACCATCCCTCGTTCATCGAGCCCTATCAGGGGGCAGCGACGGGGGTGGGCGGGATTCTGCGCGACATCTTTACGATGGGCGCGAGACCGATCGCGCTGCTGAATTCGTTACGGTTCGGCAGCCTGGACCAGGCGCATACGCGTCATCTCCTCAAGGGGGTGGTAGCCGGCATTGCCGGTTACGGCAATTGCATGGGTGTACCCACGGTGGGCGGGGAGATCGTCTTCAACGACATTTATGCATTGAATCCTTTGGTGAATGTGTTTTGCGTGGGTATCGCATCGGCGGACAAGATTTTTCTCGGCAAGGCGGCGGGCGTCGGGAATCCGGTCATCTATGTCGGATCCAAAACGGGGCGTGACGGAATCCATGGAGCCACCATGGCGTCGGACTCGTTCGATGAACAGGCCATGCAGAAGCGGCCGACCGTCCAGGTGGGCGATCCGTTCACGGAGAAGCTGCTGCTCGAGGCCTGTTTGGAGTTGATGTCGGGGGATGTGCTGGTCGGCATTCAAGACATGGGCGCGGCGGGCTTGACCAGTTCTGCCTGTGAAATGGCCTCGCGCGAAGGGACCGGTGTTGAGTTGGAACTGGCCCATGTGCCGAGGCGGGAACCGGGCATGACACCCTATGAGATCATGCTGTCCGAATCGCAGGAGCGCATGCTGATGGTGGCCAAGGCCGGTAGGGAAGAGGAAGTCCTGCGCATCTGCCGGAAGTGGGATTTGGATGTGGCGGTGATCGGGCGGGTGACCGAGACGGGCAAGGTCGTGTTGAAGGAGAATGGGCGGGTAGTGGCCGAAGTGCCGGCCAAGGCTCTGGCCGATGAAGCCCCACGGTATGACCGTCCGAGTGCGCCGCCGGCGTATCAGGAGATGCTGCAGTCGTTGAATTACGACGCGCTGCCTGATGTGAAGGATGCGGACGCGGCGCTGCTGGCGTTGCTGGAATCCCCCACGATTGCGAGCAAACGCTGGGTCTACGAGCAATACGATCACATGGTGCGCACGAACACGGTGGTGAGGCCGGGATCGGACGCGGCGGTGTTGCGCATCAAGGGAACGGACAAGGCGCTGGCGCTGTCGGTGGATTGCAACGGACGCTATTGCTTGCTGAATCCCTACGAAGGGGCCAAGATCGCGATTGCGGAATGCGCGCGTAATTTGGCTTGTTCGGGAGCGGAACCGATCGGGGCGACCGACTGTCTCAATTTCGGGAATCCGCAGCGGCCGGAGGTGATGTGGCAGTTTGTTCTGGCGATCGAGGGACTGAAGGATGCCTGCGAAGCGCTGCAGGTCCCCATCGTGAGCGGCAATGTCAGTCTGTACAACGAGACGAATGAGTTGTCGATATATCCCACGCCGATGATCGGGATGGTCGGCTTGATCGAACATGCCGATCGTACAGCCACCCAGTGGTTTAAGCAGGATGGAAATGTGATTCTTCTGCTGGGGAGGACCCGCGAAGATCTCGGCGGAACCGAATATCTGAAAGTGCTGCACCATCGCGAGCAGGGCTCTCCTCCCTTTCTGAATTTGGAAGCGGAGCGGGCCGTGCAGGCTTGCACGATTCACCTCATACGGGAGGGGCTGGTCCAGTCGGCGCACGACTGTTCTGACGGCGGATTGGCAGTGGCGTTGGCGGAATGCTGCATCTCGGGTTCGGATCGGCGGCTGGGGGCTGTGGTAGAATTAGCCCTCAACGGCCTTCGTCGGGATGCCGTGCTCTTTGGAGAGAGCCAATCGCGCGTGCTGCTTTCCGTCAAGGCCGAGGCGGAAGACCGTGTGCTTCGTCTGGCTCAGGAAGCCGGGGTGCCCGCTGCACGGATCGGAATGGTGGGAGGCGACCGCTTGGTGATACGAGTCGCGGGCGATCAGCGCACGGCCGGGTGCATCGTCGACCTCGACGTCGCGCGGTTGCACGAGAAGTGGTCTAAGGCGATTCCCCGGGCGTTGGAACAGGAATAG
- the purQ gene encoding phosphoribosylformylglycinamidine synthase subunit PurQ: MKIGVVVFPGSNCDHDCRYIFQDVLGQDVEMVWHKDLLPADIHAVVLPGGFSYGDYLRTGAIARFSPVMAGVKEFAAKGGLVIGICNGCQILLEAGLLPGVMLRNRSLNFICKDVCVKVENAATRFTSRCESGQVLRIPIAHADGNYFTDPVTLAGIKANAQVIFRYCTPEGAVTPEVNPNGSMDNIAGIMNADGNVLGMMPHPERSAEALLGNEDGRLIFLSMLDSLKGSAPQLTLADHF; this comes from the coding sequence ATGAAGATCGGCGTGGTGGTGTTTCCCGGGAGCAACTGTGATCATGACTGCCGGTACATCTTCCAGGACGTGCTGGGGCAAGACGTGGAGATGGTCTGGCACAAGGACCTCTTGCCGGCCGACATCCATGCGGTGGTGTTACCGGGAGGCTTCTCCTACGGCGACTACTTGCGCACCGGCGCGATCGCACGCTTTTCTCCCGTGATGGCGGGCGTGAAGGAGTTTGCGGCCAAGGGCGGGTTGGTCATCGGTATTTGCAACGGGTGCCAGATTTTGTTGGAAGCCGGCCTGCTGCCCGGCGTGATGCTGCGCAACCGGTCGCTGAATTTCATCTGCAAAGACGTGTGCGTGAAGGTGGAAAATGCCGCCACGCGCTTTACGAGCCGTTGCGAGTCGGGCCAAGTTCTGCGCATCCCCATCGCCCACGCCGACGGCAACTACTTCACCGATCCGGTCACGCTCGCCGGCATCAAGGCGAACGCACAGGTGATTTTTCGCTACTGCACGCCCGAAGGTGCGGTGACGCCTGAAGTCAACCCGAACGGCTCCATGGACAACATCGCCGGGATCATGAACGCCGACGGTAACGTGTTGGGCATGATGCCGCATCCGGAACGGAGCGCGGAGGCGCTCTTGGGCAACGAAGACGGCCGCCTCATTTTCTTGTCGATGCTGGACAGCCTGAAAGGTTCGGCGCCGCAGCTCACCCTGGCGGACCATTTCTGA
- the purS gene encoding phosphoribosylformylglycinamidine synthase subunit PurS, producing MKAKIHVTLKQGILDPQGKAIEHALDSLGFKNATNVRVGKYMEVDVNESDRAKADAQVKQMCEKLLANTVIEDYRYELQ from the coding sequence ATGAAGGCCAAGATTCATGTGACGTTGAAGCAAGGTATTTTGGACCCGCAGGGAAAAGCGATTGAGCACGCGTTGGACTCTCTGGGTTTCAAGAACGCGACGAACGTGCGGGTGGGCAAATACATGGAAGTGGACGTGAACGAGTCGGATCGCGCCAAGGCTGATGCGCAGGTGAAGCAGATGTGCGAGAAACTCCTGGCGAACACGGTGATCGAGGATTATCGGTACGAGCTGCAGTGA
- a CDS encoding phosphoribosylaminoimidazolesuccinocarboxamide synthase, whose protein sequence is MIYEGKAKKIFATDRPDQVLHYFKDDATAFNAQKRGTIADKGVVNNKVSERLFRLLEDRGIETHFLERVSDREMLTKKVTIVPVEVVVRNVVAGSLAKRLGLKEGAAIIPPIIEFYYKDDALGDPLVNDDHLRLLNVATPAVLREMRELGRKVNEVLQPFFKERRMVLVDFKLEFGVFHNRLILADEISPDTCRFWDQATQESMDKDRFRKDLGKVEEAYQEVLKRVCE, encoded by the coding sequence ATGATCTACGAGGGCAAGGCCAAGAAAATTTTTGCGACCGATCGGCCCGACCAGGTGTTGCACTACTTCAAAGACGACGCTACGGCGTTCAACGCGCAGAAGCGCGGGACGATCGCCGACAAAGGCGTGGTCAACAACAAGGTGTCGGAGCGGTTGTTTCGACTCCTGGAGGACCGGGGAATCGAGACACATTTCCTCGAGCGCGTCAGCGACCGCGAGATGCTCACCAAGAAGGTGACGATCGTACCGGTCGAGGTGGTCGTGCGGAACGTCGTCGCGGGGAGTTTGGCCAAACGGTTGGGCCTCAAGGAAGGGGCCGCCATCATCCCGCCGATCATCGAGTTTTATTACAAGGACGATGCGCTCGGTGATCCCTTAGTGAACGACGATCACCTGCGTTTGCTGAACGTGGCGACGCCGGCCGTGCTGCGGGAAATGCGCGAGTTGGGCCGCAAGGTCAACGAGGTACTGCAGCCCTTTTTCAAGGAGCGGCGCATGGTTCTCGTCGATTTCAAACTGGAGTTCGGAGTGTTTCACAACCGCCTGATCCTGGCAGACGAAATTTCGCCCGATACCTGCCGGTTCTGGGACCAGGCGACGCAGGAATCGATGGACAAGGATCGATTCCGCAAGGACTTGGGCAAGGTGGAGGAGGCGTATCAGGAGGTGCTGAAGCGGGTCTGTGAGTAG
- a CDS encoding chlorite dismutase family protein, with protein MILRWVCAVALLTGLLMGGTAQAAGSAEREKLLSDPGVYATFAAFQMKHEWWNLTGEARVIAVSEVKGLIEQFSSKIVVETYLLRGLSDHADFMFRLHARSLSDNQQFLVSLLGTRFGRYLEAATYLQGVTKPAAYASEFSDELKAALKGQAEVGARPYVIVIPIRKDADWWALDQTARQALIQEHTQAALAYTPVVKRKLYHSTGLDDFDFITYFETDRLEEFQRLMRALEQVKEYRHVRRIGHPTLLGTLSPLDDILESFAR; from the coding sequence ATGATCCTACGGTGGGTATGTGCTGTGGCATTGCTGACGGGGCTGCTGATGGGAGGGACGGCGCAGGCGGCTGGTTCCGCCGAACGGGAAAAGCTGTTGTCGGATCCCGGCGTTTACGCAACCTTTGCCGCGTTTCAGATGAAGCATGAGTGGTGGAACCTCACGGGGGAGGCGCGGGTCATTGCCGTGTCGGAGGTGAAGGGGCTGATCGAGCAGTTTTCGAGCAAAATCGTGGTTGAGACCTACTTGCTGCGCGGGCTCTCGGACCACGCGGACTTCATGTTCCGGCTGCATGCCCGGTCCCTCTCGGATAACCAGCAGTTCTTGGTGTCGCTCTTGGGAACCAGGTTCGGGCGTTATCTGGAAGCCGCGACCTATCTGCAAGGGGTCACGAAGCCAGCCGCCTATGCGTCGGAGTTTTCCGACGAGCTGAAGGCAGCGTTGAAGGGGCAGGCCGAGGTGGGGGCGAGGCCCTATGTGATCGTCATTCCCATCCGTAAGGATGCCGACTGGTGGGCGCTGGATCAAACGGCGCGTCAGGCGCTCATCCAAGAGCACACGCAGGCCGCATTGGCCTATACGCCCGTCGTGAAGCGGAAACTCTACCACTCGACCGGCCTGGACGATTTCGACTTCATTACCTATTTCGAAACGGACCGGTTGGAGGAGTTCCAGCGTTTGATGCGGGCCCTGGAGCAGGTAAAGGAATACCGGCACGTGCGCCGAATCGGGCACCCCACACTGTTGGGAACCCTCAGCCCGCTGGATGACATTCTCGAATCGTTCGCACGATAG